From one Kwoniella dejecticola CBS 10117 chromosome 2, complete sequence genomic stretch:
- a CDS encoding 3-demethylubiquinone-9 3-O-methyltransferase, with translation MPRPTLPRLILLRRHVTHSARSPTALPTLTRSLTTTPALSLPSSSSPRQLTKASSSPPSSASASTSTFSTINASEISHFSNLSSQWWDEDGEFKLLHRMNPTRIEYIRQKVALQPSDEEEWSFENRHTDMEREAKRGSGLWLSGKRCLDVGCGGGLLSESLARLGGEIVGVDASESNIGIATTHAQQDPQLSRQMASGQLRFTHSSAEVLRDAGEKFDVVCAMEVLEHVDQPGEFMKCLGEMVKPGGHLILSTISRTPLSQLLTLTLAEDVLRLVTPGTHTYRKFVKPHELRRFVFSDMGGYDTWRKNENASDIRKDEVGETRGIVYDPLAGKWKLWGGVEGSFWKGVGEGCNYMYHARKRT, from the exons ATGCCTAGACCCACCCTACCGCGACTTATTCTGTTGCGCCGACACGTCACGCATTCCGCCCGTTCGCCCACTGCCCTTCCAACCTTGACCCGATCGCTGACGACCACCCCGGCCTTGTcccttccctcttcgtcgtctcCCCGCCAGCTCACCAAGGCTTCGTCCTCGCCCCCCTcatccgcctccgcctccacctcgacattTAGCACGATTAATGCATCTGAGATATCTCACTTCTCCAACCTATCTTCACAATGGTGggacgaggatggagagTTCAAACTGTTACATCGGATGAACCCCACCCGTATAGAATACATACGGCAAAAAGTCGCCCTACAGCCatcagatgaggaagagtgGTCATTCGAGAATCGGCATACCGATATGGAAAGAGAAGCCAAACGAGGGAGTGGCTTGTGGTTGAGTGGAAAAAGATGCTTGGATGTGGGTTGTGGAGGAGGGTTATTATCTGAATCATTAGCTAGGTTGGGTGGGGAGATCGTGGGTGTGGATGCAAGCGAATCAAACATTGGAATAGCAACTACACACGCTCAGCAGGACCCCCAATTATCAAGGCAAATGGCTAGTGGTCAGCTGCGGTTCACTCATTCCTCCGCCGAAGTTCTACGGGACGCAGGCGAGAAATTCGATGTTGTCTGCGCGATGGAAGTGCTGGAACATGTTGATCAGCCTGGAGAGTTTATGAAATGCTTGGGTGagatggtcaag CCTGGAGGCCACTTGATATTGTCGACCATATCGCGAACCCCTCTATCTCAGCTCTTGACACTGACTCTTGCAGAAGATGTCCTACGACTTGTCACACCTGGAACACATACCTATCGCAAATTTGTCAAACCCCATGAACTGCGCCGCTTTGTCTTCTCCGATATGGGCGGATACGACACATGGCGCAAAAACGAGAACGCAAGTGACATCAGGAAGGACGAAGTTGGAGAGACGAGGGGTATAGTGTATGACCCCCTTGCTGGGAAATGGAAACTATGGGGCGGAGTAGAGGGAAGTTTTTGGAAAGGAGTAGGCGAAGGATGTAATTACATGTACCATGCAAGAAAGAGGACATAG